The Pseudomonas rhizosphaerae genomic sequence TTTCGCCATTCTGGCCACGGGCATCGCGTTGCTCTGCGCCGTGTTGTCCCTGGGTCGGATCGACTGGTGGCTGGAAGCGGATTGGATCGGCTGGGCGTCGGCAGGCGCCATCGTGTTGATCCTCGGTGGACTGGCGGTGGAACACAATCGCAGCAACCCGATGCTGATGACCCGCTGGCTGGGCAGTGGGGTTGCCATACGCTTGGCCCTGGCGGTGATTCTGACGCGCATGGTGCTGTCGGAGCAGTCCACCGGGGCGGTCGGGCTGCTTCAAGTGCTGAACATGGGCCAGGAACAGATGCGCACTCTTTATGTGGTGATGCTGTGCGGCGCAGTGGCAGGCTTGGCCGTGAGCGCCTGGACCATCAACCCCGAGCATCTGTTCATGCCGCTGATCATTGCCCTGGCGCTGATGGCCGTCGGCTCGGCGATGGACAGTTTCTCCAGTAACCTGACGCGTCCGGCCAACATGTACCTGAGCCAATTCCTGCTGGGGTTCGGCGGTACGTTTTTCCTCGGGCCGACCATGGTGCTGGGCATGCGTCACGTGTTGACCAATCCACGCAACCTGGTGAGCTTCTCGGTGTTGTTCGGTATCTGCAACAACCTCGGCGGATTGATCGGCGCGGCGTTGCTGGGCACGTTCCAGATCGTGCGGGAGAAATACCATTCGAGCATGATCGTCGAACACCTGACCCTGATGGACCCGCTGGTCCAGGCGCGGGTCAGCAGCGCGGCCGCCAGTTACCTCTCCAGTGTCGCCGACCCTGCATTGCGGGCCACGCTGGGTACCCGCGCCCTGGCCACCGCAGCCACGCGCGAGGCGAACGTCATGGCCTACAACGATGTCTTCATGCTGATCTGCATCATCGCCGTCCTGACCATGCTGTGGATCTTCGTGCGCAGCCTGTGGCTGATGAGCACCACGCGGGCGGTTCAGACCACCGCGACACCTACCGTATCCACCAGCGGCGCCAGCACTTCATGACCGAACCGACGTCCACGACCACCAACGCCATCGCCGCCACCCCGGAAGGCCAGACTCCGCCGCCCAATCCGGCGGCCACCGAGCCGCGCTCGCGGCGGGTACGACTACTCTCCAGCCTGATTTTCGCCAGCGTGGCGTTGGTGGGGGTGGCGATCGTGCTCTACGCCTGGCAGCTACCGCCGTTCAGTAGCCGTATCGAAAGCACCGAGAACGCCCTGGTGCGGGGCCAGGTGACGATCATCGGGCCACAGCTGGCAGGCTACGTGTTCGAGGTGCCCGTACAGGACTTCCAGTTCGTCAAGGCCGGCGACCTGCTGGTCCGCCTGGACGACCGTATTTACAAACAGCGCTTGAACCAGGCTTTGGCTCAGGTGCAGGTGCAGAAAACCGCACTCGCCAACAATCTGCAGCAGCGTCGCAGTGCTGAAGCGACCATCACCCAGCGCCAGGCGGCGGTCGCAGACAGCGAAGCCCAGGCGCGCAAGGGCGCGGCCGACCTGCGCCGCAACCAGGACCTGATCAGCGATGGCTCGGTGTCGCGTCGCGAGCTGGATGTGACCCGCGCCGCCAACGCCCAGGCGCTGGCGTCGGTGGCGCAGGCCAAGGCTGCATTGGCGATCGCTCGCGAAGATCTGCAGACGGTCATCGTCAACCGCGACTCGCTGGCCGCCAACGTGACCAATGCCGAGGCGGCGGTGGAACTGGCCCGCATCGACCTGGACAACACCCGCATCCTGGCGCCGCGCGACGGCCAGTTGGGGCAGATCGGCGTGCGTCTGGGCGCTTACGTCAATTCCGGCGCGCAGTTGATGGCACTGGTGCCCGACACGCTGTGGGTCATGGCCAACATGAAGGAGACCCAGATGGCCGACGTGCGCATCGGCCAGCCGGTGACCTTCACCGTCGATGCACTCAATCACCTGCGGTTGCGCGGGCATGTGCAGCGCATCTCGCCGGCCACGGGTTCGGAGTTCAGCTTGCTGCAGGCCGACAATGCCACCGGCAATTTCGTCAAGATCGCCCAGCGCATCCCCGTGCGTATCACCGTAGACCCGGACCAGGCCGCGGCACGACGCCTGCGCCCCGGCATGTCGGTGGTGGTCAGCATCGACACCGGCTATGTGGTCGAGCAGGACCGCACCGATGCGCCCAGTGACGACATGCCCTAGCCTGCGGAGGGGGCGCCGACGGTGGGTTGCCGCGCCTAAACCATTTGATCTTTGCCGACGGGTCGCCTACCGTCTGCGCCGCTTGTCATCGCCCAGTGCAGGAAGCCGGTTCGAATCCGGCGCGGTCGCGCCACTGTGATCGACATGTTGCATGTCGTCAGCCAGACCTTGCCCCCGGGTTTTCTTCGATCTGTTGGACGCGCCATCCAAGGAGTTGTCATGAGTTTTGCTACCGTATTCGCTCGCGCCAGCGTCGCTGCCGTCGGTCTTTTCGCCGCCGGTGCCAGCCTCGCCGCTACCCACTATCCATTGACCCTGGCCAACTGTGGCGCACCCGTCATCATCCAGGCGGCACCGCAGCGCGCGGTCAGCCTCGGTCAGGCGAGCACGGAGATTCTCCTGTCGCTGGGCCTGGCACCGCGCATGGTCGGTACCGGCGTATGGTTCGGGCCGCTGCCCGAATACCTGCGCGATGCCAATGCCAAGGTGCCGCGCCTGGCCGACAATGCCCCCAGCTTCGAGGCCGTGGCCAATACCGCGCCCGACATCGTGGTGGCGCAGTACACCTACCACGTCGGCCCCAACGGCGAAGTCGCCAAGCCCGAGCAGCTTGCCAGTCTGGGCATTCCTTCCTACGTGTCGCCCAGCGATTGCGACGGCAAGGAAGTGACCGCCACTTCCAACGCCGACGGCAGCCGTAGCCAGGTGTTCTCCATGGAGCTGGTGAACAAGGAGATTCGCGAACTGGCGAGCATCTTCGACGTCGAGTCGGCCGGGGAGCATTTGACCGCCCAGTTGCAGGCGCGCATCCAGGCGGCCATCGAGCGCGCTTCGAGCGCCGAGCAAAAGCCCTTGTCGGTGGTGTACTGGTTCTCCAGCACGCGCCTGGAAGGTGATCCCTGGGTAGCCGGCAAGAGCGGCGCACCGGGCTATATCAACCGCTTGCTGGGCCTGCGTAACACCGTCGACAGCGACGAGGAGTGGCCTGGGGTAAGTTGGGAAAGCATCGCCGCCAGCAACCCCGATGTGATCGTCGTTGCGCGCATGCAGCGCCGCCTGTATCCGGCCGACGATGTCGAGAAGAAGCTGGCCTTCCTGCGCAGCGATCCGGTCACCCGTGAACTGGATGCCGTGCGCCACAACCGCATCATCGTGGTCGACGCGCAGTCGCTCAATCCCTCCATGGATGTGGTGCGCGCGGTGGAAGACATCGCCGCTGGCCTGGAACGCACACGGGCCCAGCCTTGATCCAGCGCCTGGCCCGTGAAGACGGCTGGGTCTGGCGCTGCCTGCTGGCGGTGCTGGCCCTGGCCACCTTGAGTGTGTCCATCGCTCTGGCGGTGTCGGTGGGGGAAATGGGTATCGCCCTGTCCACGGTCGGCAAGGCGCTGCTCAACGGCCTGGGCCTGGGCGACTACGCGGTGCCGCGTATCGTCCAGGGCATCATCTGGGAGTACCGCCTGAGCCGTGCGCTGGTGGCCGCGTGCTGTGGCGCGGGCCTGGCGATCTGTGGTGCGGTGTTGCAGGCGCTGTTGCGCAACGTGCTGGCCGAACCCTATGTGCTGGGTATCTCCGCAGGCGCGTCTACCGGCGCGGTGGTGGTGATGTTGCTGGGACTGGGCGGCGGCGTGATCGGTATTTCCCTGGGGGCTTTTCTTGGCGCGGCACTGGCTTTCGGCCTGGTGCTGCTGCTCGCCGCAGGCGCCAGCAGCGGTCCGGCGCAGGTGATCCTGGCCGGCGTGGCCGGCTCTCAGCTGTTCAATGCGCTGACTGCCTACATCGTCTCGACCTCGGCCAACGCCGAGCAGGCGCGCAGCGTGATGTTCTGGCTGCTCGGCAGCCTCGGCGGAGTGCGCTGGCCCGACGTCGGCCTTGCGGCGGCAGTGGTGGGTGCAGGCTTGTTGTTGTGCCTGTACTTCGCGCGGGCGCTGGATGCCTTCGTGTTCGGCGAAGACGCTGCCGCCACCCTGGGCGTGCCGGTGGTCGCGGTGCGCCTGGTGCTGTTCGCCACCACTGCGCTGATCACCGCCACCATGGTCAGCATCGTCGGCGCGGTGGGCTTCGTCGGGCTGGTGGTGCCGCACATCGCGCGGTTTCTGGTCGGTCCCAGCCACGTTCGCCTGTTGCTCGCCTCGGTGCTGATCGGCGCCAATTTCATGGTGCTGGCCGACATCGTTGCGCGCATCATCGTGCCGGGCCAGGTCTTGCCCATCGGTGTGGTCACGGCGCTGGTCGGCGCCCCGGCCTTCGCCTTGATCCTGTACCGCGCGAGGCGTCGAGCATGAGCCTGCAACTGCACCGGGTCAGCTGGAAGGCGGGCGGGCTGCTGATTCTCGACGACGTCAGCCTGGCCATCGCCCCTGGCAGCATGGTCGGCCTGATCGGTCCGAACGGCTCGGGCAAGTCGTCGCTGCTGCGCCTGCTGGCCGGGCTGGACCGTCCCAGCCAGGGCCAGGTCACCCTCGACGAGCAGCCCCTGACGGGGTTGCCGCGGCGTGCGATCGCCCGGCAGGTGGCGATGGTGGAACAGCACGCCAGCACCGACGTGGACATTCGCGTGGAGGAGGTCGTACGCCTGGGGCGTACGCCGCACCGCTCGCCGTTCGCGCCGTGGCTGCGCGAAGACGACTTGGCCATTGCCCAGGCGCTGGCCCAGGTCAACCTCGGCGGCCATGCGCAGCGCCGCTGGCACACCTTGTCCGGTGGCGAGCGACAGCGGGTGCAGATCGCCCGCGCCCTGGCCCAGCAACCCAGCGAACTGCTGCTCGACGAGCCCACCAACCACCTCGACATCCAGCACCAGCTGGAACTGCTGCAACTGATCCAGGACCTGCCATTGACCTGCGTGATGGCGATCCACGACCTGAACCTGGCGGCGATGTTCTGTGACGTGCTGGTGGTGCTCAAGGATGGACGCCAGGTGGCCAGCGGTGCACCGGCGCAGGTGCTCACCGAGCGCCTGATTGCCGAGGTCTACGGGGTGCAGGCCGAGGTCAGCCTGGCCGGCGACCGTCCCCATGTGCGCTATCG encodes the following:
- a CDS encoding MFS transporter — translated: MSRYTSREWLPHEKPNLPGSPSTPLHPTPKRLAFGIVGLLVALTGGLGNSLVVANLQFLQGSLGATAAEMAWLPAAYVMTNVSMNLLLVKFRQQFGLRTFTELFLVLYALVTFGHLFVNDLGSAIAVRAAHGMVGAALSSLGLYYMIQAFPAKWRLKALVLGLGTSQLALPLARVFSEDLLQIAEWRGLYLFELGMALLTLGCVFMLKLPPGDRFKTFEPLDFLIFAILATGIALLCAVLSLGRIDWWLEADWIGWASAGAIVLILGGLAVEHNRSNPMLMTRWLGSGVAIRLALAVILTRMVLSEQSTGAVGLLQVLNMGQEQMRTLYVVMLCGAVAGLAVSAWTINPEHLFMPLIIALALMAVGSAMDSFSSNLTRPANMYLSQFLLGFGGTFFLGPTMVLGMRHVLTNPRNLVSFSVLFGICNNLGGLIGAALLGTFQIVREKYHSSMIVEHLTLMDPLVQARVSSAAASYLSSVADPALRATLGTRALATAATREANVMAYNDVFMLICIIAVLTMLWIFVRSLWLMSTTRAVQTTATPTVSTSGASTS
- a CDS encoding HlyD family secretion protein, which translates into the protein MTEPTSTTTNAIAATPEGQTPPPNPAATEPRSRRVRLLSSLIFASVALVGVAIVLYAWQLPPFSSRIESTENALVRGQVTIIGPQLAGYVFEVPVQDFQFVKAGDLLVRLDDRIYKQRLNQALAQVQVQKTALANNLQQRRSAEATITQRQAAVADSEAQARKGAADLRRNQDLISDGSVSRRELDVTRAANAQALASVAQAKAALAIAREDLQTVIVNRDSLAANVTNAEAAVELARIDLDNTRILAPRDGQLGQIGVRLGAYVNSGAQLMALVPDTLWVMANMKETQMADVRIGQPVTFTVDALNHLRLRGHVQRISPATGSEFSLLQADNATGNFVKIAQRIPVRITVDPDQAAARRLRPGMSVVVSIDTGYVVEQDRTDAPSDDMP
- a CDS encoding ABC transporter substrate-binding protein — its product is MSFATVFARASVAAVGLFAAGASLAATHYPLTLANCGAPVIIQAAPQRAVSLGQASTEILLSLGLAPRMVGTGVWFGPLPEYLRDANAKVPRLADNAPSFEAVANTAPDIVVAQYTYHVGPNGEVAKPEQLASLGIPSYVSPSDCDGKEVTATSNADGSRSQVFSMELVNKEIRELASIFDVESAGEHLTAQLQARIQAAIERASSAEQKPLSVVYWFSSTRLEGDPWVAGKSGAPGYINRLLGLRNTVDSDEEWPGVSWESIAASNPDVIVVARMQRRLYPADDVEKKLAFLRSDPVTRELDAVRHNRIIVVDAQSLNPSMDVVRAVEDIAAGLERTRAQP
- a CDS encoding FecCD family ABC transporter permease, which encodes MIQRLAREDGWVWRCLLAVLALATLSVSIALAVSVGEMGIALSTVGKALLNGLGLGDYAVPRIVQGIIWEYRLSRALVAACCGAGLAICGAVLQALLRNVLAEPYVLGISAGASTGAVVVMLLGLGGGVIGISLGAFLGAALAFGLVLLLAAGASSGPAQVILAGVAGSQLFNALTAYIVSTSANAEQARSVMFWLLGSLGGVRWPDVGLAAAVVGAGLLLCLYFARALDAFVFGEDAAATLGVPVVAVRLVLFATTALITATMVSIVGAVGFVGLVVPHIARFLVGPSHVRLLLASVLIGANFMVLADIVARIIVPGQVLPIGVVTALVGAPAFALILYRARRRA
- a CDS encoding ABC transporter ATP-binding protein, translated to MSLQLHRVSWKAGGLLILDDVSLAIAPGSMVGLIGPNGSGKSSLLRLLAGLDRPSQGQVTLDEQPLTGLPRRAIARQVAMVEQHASTDVDIRVEEVVRLGRTPHRSPFAPWLREDDLAIAQALAQVNLGGHAQRRWHTLSGGERQRVQIARALAQQPSELLLDEPTNHLDIQHQLELLQLIQDLPLTCVMAIHDLNLAAMFCDVLVVLKDGRQVASGAPAQVLTERLIAEVYGVQAEVSLAGDRPHVRYRV